The Thermogemmatispora onikobensis genome includes a window with the following:
- a CDS encoding response regulator transcription factor, whose product MRVIIIDPNISNCQKITSILGEEHHITISSANDSLSLLQEQSLQRPPPDLWIINQEILPKLAAPPRGQYIVLASDVRFDQLHWAYEQGALGYLLASAPAPLWRSAIQLPPGHFLIDPSVVPLLFSDVFPSHRLHAGLSQLTAREREILSLLAAGGSNKEIAAQLGISQTTVKTHIAHIYRKLDIRGRASKCSRYPLEKVTAVDNSSDECGGLLAI is encoded by the coding sequence ATGAGAGTTATCATTATAGATCCTAATATTTCGAACTGTCAAAAGATTACCAGCATCTTAGGAGAAGAGCATCATATCACGATCTCTAGCGCCAACGACTCTCTCTCTCTTCTTCAAGAGCAGAGCCTGCAGAGGCCGCCCCCTGATCTCTGGATTATCAATCAGGAGATCCTGCCAAAGCTGGCAGCGCCACCCCGAGGTCAGTACATCGTGCTGGCCAGCGACGTTCGTTTTGACCAGCTCCACTGGGCCTACGAACAAGGCGCTCTCGGCTATCTGCTTGCTAGCGCCCCAGCTCCTCTTTGGCGCAGTGCCATCCAGCTCCCCCCTGGCCATTTTCTCATCGACCCCTCAGTTGTTCCTCTGCTCTTCAGCGACGTCTTCCCCTCGCACAGACTCCACGCGGGACTCAGTCAGCTCACAGCTCGCGAGCGCGAGATCCTTTCTCTGCTCGCGGCGGGTGGCTCCAATAAGGAGATCGCGGCGCAGCTCGGCATCTCCCAGACGACTGTTAAAACGCATATCGCCCATATCTATCGCAAGCTTGATATTCGAGGAAGAGCTTCCAAATGTTCACGTTATCCTCTTGAGAAGGTCACAGCAGTCGACAATAGCAGCGATGAATGCGGCGGCTTGCTGGCAATTTAG